A region of Microtus ochrogaster isolate Prairie Vole_2 linkage group LG1, MicOch1.0, whole genome shotgun sequence DNA encodes the following proteins:
- the Igfbp1 gene encoding insulin-like growth factor-binding protein 1, whose amino-acid sequence MPEFLAVASWRFLILLAFQVGVTTGALQPWRCAPCTAEKLGLCPPVPASCPEISRPAGCGCCPTCALPLGAACGVATARCAQGLSCRALPGEPRPLHALTRGQGACVPEPAVPATRTLSSTERKDEEAKTAVAPEDEVPESPEMTEEQLLESFHLMAPSSEDRPILWNAISTYNSIRARQSADLKKWKEPCQRELYKVLERLAAAQQKAGDEIYKFYLPNCNKNGFYHSKQCETSLDGEAGLCWCVYPWSGKKIPGSLEIRGDPNCHQYFNVHN is encoded by the exons ATGCCTGAGTTCCTAGCTGTTGCTTCTTGGCGGTTCCTGATCCTTCTAGCCTTCCAGGTTGGCGTGACCACCGGAGCCCTCCAGCCGTGGCGTTGTGCGCCCTGCACTGCAGAGAAGCTGGGCCTCTGTCCACCTGTGCCCGCTTCGTGCCCTGAGATTTCCAGGCCTGCAGGCTGTGGCTGCTGCCCGACATGTGCCTTGCCACTGGGCGCCGCTTGCGGCGTGGCCACTGCACGCTGTGCCCAGGGACTCAGCTGCCGTGCGCTGCCAGGGGAGCCTCGTCCCCTGCATGCCCTCACCCGCGGCCAGGGAGCCTGTGTACCAGAGCCCGCTGTACCCGCTACAAGAACCTTGTCCAGCACTGAGCGCAAAGACGAAG AAGCAAAGACTGCTGTAGCTCCTGAGGATGAGGTTCCCGAGAGCCCAGAGATGACTGAGGAGCAGCTTCTGGAAAGCTTCCACTTGATGGCCCCCTCCAGTGAGGACCGGCCCATCCTATGGAATGCCATCAGCACCTACAACAGCATACGGGCCCGACAGAGTGCCGACCTCAAGAAATGGAAG gAGCCCTGCCAACGAGAGCTCTATAAAGTGCTGGAGAGGTTGGCTGCAGCTCAACAGAAAGCAGGAGATGAAATCTACAAATTTTATCTGCCAAACTGCAACAAGAatggattttatcacagcaaacag TGTGAGACATCACTGGATGGAGAAGCGGGTCTCTGCTGGTGTGTCTATCCGTGGAGTGGGAAGAAGATCCCTGGGTCTCTGGAGATCAGAGGGGACCCCAACTGCCACCAGTATTTCAATGTACATAACTGA